The genomic interval ACCACCTTCCTGACACTAATGATGCCCAAGGTCATCCTGTACGGACTCCAACTTAGTGCCTCCTCCCAAAAACCAACTGAGAGCCCTGGCCAGCGCCCAGGCCCACACCCCCAAGCAGACTCACATTTCCCGCATCCAGCCCTATTAGCTTTGCGCATCTATACCACGCAGCTGTTTTCCAGATACTGCAGCCCCTCATCTCAAGCCCGGAGTCCCCGCGCTGTACTCACGCTTTGGTCGTCGTCCTCGCTGCGCATGTGGTCCGCGATGAAACGCACCCCGTCTACCGCCTCCCGGAGGCCACAGTCACAGGGCGCCCCCAAGCGCCCCTGGCCGGCTGCCGACGCAGGCTCCGCCCCGAAGGCCCCAGCCAATCTCTGGACTGACGCGCGGTTGACAAAGCACGTGCAGGAGTCAGCCCCCTGGCCTTCGCGGAAAAAGAGGGATCCGGTTCCCTCGCGCTCGCGCTGGCGCCGCCGCTGGCGCAGGCGTTGGCGGGCGCAGTGGTGGCGCGGCTGCTGCATGAAGAGTAGTGTGGGCAGCTTCTCCAGGAAGATAACTTTGACCCAGGGCGCCATGGTGTGCGTGGTGGGCGAGCGGTGGTGCACGTtgagcacacacacactggtGACAATGGAGAAAGTGACAAGCACCATGGTGAACATGAGGTACTTGCCAACTAGCGGCACGTCGAGGGACGTGGGCGGCACGATCTTGGAGATAAGCAGCAGGAAGACTGTGAGCGCCAGCAGCACAGAGATGCACAACGTCATCTTCTCACCGCAGTCCGATGGCAGGTAGAAGACAAGAATAGCTAGTGAGGTGATAAGCACACAGGGGATGATGAGATTGATTGTGTAGAAGAGTGGTTTTCGGCGAATGATGAAGTCATAGGTGATGTCCACGTAAGTGGAGTCATCGGGGTTCTCGTTGCGCCGGCCTGGCAGCGCCACGATGTCCCACTCGCCACTGGGTGTGAAGTCGTCCAGGCTAGCCACGTCACTCTTGAGCACCAGGTCGATCTCCGTGCGGTCGTAGGTCCATGAGCGGAACTTCATGGTACAGTTCTGTTGGTCAAATGGGAAGTGCTTAACTTCGATCTTGCAGGCGCTCTTGTAGATAGCAGGTGGCAGCCAGAAGATGCTGCCATCATAGGAGACCACAGCGTTGGAATAGAAGGACACCTCATACATGCCGTCAGCACTGCCAAGGGATGAGCATAGTCAGCCCTGGCATCAGCGTTCTCTGGCCCCACCCACCAACCCAGCCCTGGGCGGGAGGAGAGGAAAGCCAAAGGGAGATACGGGAGGGGAAAGCCAAGACTGAAGGTAACCATCCAGAGTACAGGGAGGTGGAGCAGAAATTGAGCAAGAACAGTATCTGGGTGGATTTATTGGGAGAAGAGGTGTTCTGTTCAGACCTGTGAAACCCCTTGGAGATGAAGAAGTGGATGAAGAGGGTGAGTGACACATCTTCTACTTGACATGCATTGTGTAAACTGTTTGCTTCATATGAGGGTGGAGAAGTTAGGGGAGCCAGGGAGGCCAGAATGAGGCACCCCAAGCAATGGAGGGGGACAAAAACAGGTGGGAGCGGAAGATGATCCTACTTGTGGTTTTTGGATCTTGGAGATAAGAGGGATTATTTCAAGAGAGGGGATGGAAATGGAAGAGAAGCTGAGACCTCCAGGTTCTCTGCTCCTGCTCAAGCCTCCAGAAAAGCCTATTTTTGAATCAGTTTAAGCTCTGGGGGCTGTCAATTTTTGTTTGTATCCCACTGCAGCTCCAAACACTGGGATTCCTAATTGACTGTCCATGAGCCAATCACCTTGGCTGTCCATATTATACCTCACTGGTCTGGGTCTTTCTAGCTGGATAGTGACTGCATCTATGCCAAAGAGAAATCTCTTCTTTGTACCCAGCATGAACTGATTTCCTTAACCCAAGACCTCTTTCTTCCATGAGCACTCCCATGGTCTCTCCCAGGCTTCCCATTGCTCCAAGGTTACCTACTTGTTGTATAGGACCACATCTGGGAGCCAGATGTGTTTGGAAGGGAGTCGAactttcttcatgttgtcaaacTCCTCAGGCTTCCAAGTGAGGCGATAATCCTCCCACTCctgagaaagtgagagaaggaggtAACACCTTCTGCCTTGGGAGGGGCTCAAGGTCAACAATAGGGACAAGAGGGGTCCAGACCCATCTGGCTTGAAGAAGCTTCTCAAGCCATCACCTCACAGTGACTTCTCTGCCCAGCAAATATGTTTCATAAAATACATTCTCATTTAATTTGCACAGGTAAGTTAAGACATTAGATTCTacattttacacatgagaaaatGAATCTTATAGAGTTGAACACATTCACATTACAGAGCTGGTGAGTGGGAAAACCATGATTCAAATCCAGTTATTTAGGATTCCAAAGTCTATACCTTTCTGCCTCTCTTCAGgagattaaaagagagagagaaaagaagacatacacacaaaggaaggaaaaaaggaaggaaggaaagaagggagggaggaaggaaaaaagaaaaaagaggaaagagaagaccaAGGGTGTGGGCAGGAAGAGCACTAACCTGGGTCAGCCAGACATTGGTGGTCATGATCTGCTCCCGCTCATgctacaggaaagaaaagaagctgCTGAgaagccccccccacacacacacacacatatcctgcAGCCTATAGTCCCACCACAACCTCCCATGTCCCTCCCATACCTCTCAAGCCTTGGGAACTCTAGAGGAGTAAGCACAAACATGAACCCATTCTGGCTGTGTTGACTTCAATAGCTGGGCAGAGAGTTTGAGAACCCCACTCACCACACTGATAAGCTGGGCAAGTGATACCATGAGCTGTACTGTCACCAGGTCAGAGCCATTGGTGGCTGGGCGGATAAGCTTGTTGTAGCGGGAAGGATCCAAAAGATGTTCCACCAGCCGTTCTTCTGTGTCCGTACCCCAGACCCCTGGGCAAGGGGGTAAGAGGCAGGAGATAAGTAAGTAAGCAAGAAAGATCCACCTAGGATTCCATTCTCCCTAAGCAAGTAGGGCAATCAAGGCCCAAACAGGAGACTGAAGCTCCCCAATGCTCCATCCCTAAGAATACATCAAAATGCTTAAGATAGAGAAACCCCTTCCCGAGATCACTGACCAAGTTACCCAGACAGCCCCACACAGACACCTCCAGACTAAGACCATTCTGCAAGGATTAATGGAGATCTGCTTTTCCTGCAAGTACTCAGAGGGTGGTTTCAAGAGAAATCCATATTTCTATGCTCCTAGAAGATACCTACAATTCAGAGACAGCTTTGGAAGGTGGTCAAGGGGAAATTTATTCATGTCTCACCATACACCCTCTCACCTCAGTCAGTGCTCATCTATTTGTGCAACTCATATTATGTGCTTCCACATGTAATTGTAGCTGAGACCCCATCCCCACCTTCAAAGGCACTGGGTTGGAGAAGAGTTGGACTAAGTTGTGGATCAGGGCATATATTTAGTCCCAAATTCCACATATACAAAAGCCCGCACCCCACAAGATGACATGCAGGTGTGGAAGTTTCGTTAGGTTATATATTCCCTTTGCACCTGCCCTTCGCATACTCTGTCTCCTGTAGCTCTGCACAAACACACCAACCCCTCAGAGAGCTCCTCCCAGTCTGGCAGATTTATTCCCTTCCAAGCCTCTTATTCCACCCTACGAGATAGTTGAAAAGTCACTTTTCTCTCCATTCTGCCTTGCCCTTGTGAAGTGACCAGAACCGGGAGCCCAATGTGGTGGACATGAAATGATGGAGAGCCAAGCGAGGGTGCTGAATCAGGTCGAATTCTTGATATAATGTTTCACAGAAAGTCAAATGATATCTCAGCCCCAGCGACTGCCCTCCTGCCACCTAGAATGCCTGGCGagattccttcccttcttcctttgtgCGCCCacaccctccccaccaccacagcccaggtttctatctcttccttgcATCACTTTCTCCTTAGGGTATGTCCTCCTCCTAGTTCAGTCCCCCACGGGCTCCCTGCAGGCCGGAAGATCTCTCCCCTAACCCCCAACAGATTCCCCCACCTCTAGGAATCCCTTCCTCCTACctttgagcctgaccgggatgAGACAGAGCGGGGCGACCTGTCATTACCTGAGTACAGCCGGAGGAGGCCGAAGCCGAGGAGCAGCGCCATGGGGCAGGAGCATTGGGCCATGCTGCGGGCATAGCTCGCCGCCTCACCTAGACCGGCAGGACCGCGCTGCGGGCGGGGGTGCTATCCGTGGTGCTGAACCCGCGCCCGGCGGggagctgggcccaggtgccCGCGGCCTTCGTGGGAGCTCTCAGGGGTGGGCTGCGAGAAGGAACCAGTTTCTCGTTCATCCCAGTCTGAGCCGCGGAGGCTGTTCCGGCAGCTCTTACCGGGAACACAATTGGGACCGTGAGGGGGAGGAGTCTCCGCCCCGGAGACGGAAGCGCCGGATCCCAGGAAAAAAGGGGTCTCGGGGAGGGATAGTCTCTTACTGGTCCCGCTTAGTTAGGGTGTGTGTGAAGCGAGAGAAGGGCGACTCATCAGACGGTGGAGGAGTTCTGAAGCTCTGAAGTCGGGGCAGGACCTGGAGGTTGTTtgagaagggggtgggagaaaCTGAGTCAGAAAATAGGTCAAGGCCGTCTTCGTACAGAGGAGGGAGGGCCAGAGAGAGAAGTCGGGAGGAGGTTCTGGggtcctcctttttttctcttcccaaactgaaatgaTCCTGCCTCCCGGGAGAACTGAGGATGCGGCAGAGGAAATGCCCTTAGGTAAAGAGACAAGGGGCTGTGGTTtgctattttaagaaaacaaacagttTTGGAGTCTGGAAACAGGATCTCCTTAGCTACTGTTTCATTCTTTACTTCCCTCCATAAATTTCCTTAAAAGGCCAAGCTCTGTCCTCCCCCAAGTAGTCTAAGGT from Saccopteryx leptura isolate mSacLep1 chromosome 2, mSacLep1_pri_phased_curated, whole genome shotgun sequence carries:
- the CHRNB2 gene encoding neuronal acetylcholine receptor subunit beta-2; its protein translation is MAQCSCPMALLLGFGLLRLYSGVWGTDTEERLVEHLLDPSRYNKLIRPATNGSDLVTVQLMVSLAQLISVHEREQIMTTNVWLTQEWEDYRLTWKPEEFDNMKKVRLPSKHIWLPDVVLYNNADGMYEVSFYSNAVVSYDGSIFWLPPAIYKSACKIEVKHFPFDQQNCTMKFRSWTYDRTEIDLVLKSDVASLDDFTPSGEWDIVALPGRRNENPDDSTYVDITYDFIIRRKPLFYTINLIIPCVLITSLAILVFYLPSDCGEKMTLCISVLLALTVFLLLISKIVPPTSLDVPLVGKYLMFTMVLVTFSIVTSVCVLNVHHRSPTTHTMAPWVKVIFLEKLPTLLFMQQPRHHCARQRLRQRRRQREREGTGSLFFREGQGADSCTCFVNRASVQRLAGAFGAEPASAAGQGRLGAPCDCGLREAVDGVRFIADHMRSEDDDQSVSEDWKYVAMVIDRLFLWIFVFVCVFGTIGMFLQPLFQNYTTATFLHADHSAPSSK